A genome region from Arachis duranensis cultivar V14167 chromosome 8, aradu.V14167.gnm2.J7QH, whole genome shotgun sequence includes the following:
- the LOC127741250 gene encoding transcription factor bHLH117-like — MEPYSIDPMFSGMSLQSLLNLNPSLLSFLTDHPPQPQLPNHLTLHPTLEPFNFIPKRPRLTYSSCSSSSSSPPSSLRAKPLPQKSNFARQRRQKLSEKTRCLQKLMPWDKKMDQATLFEQAYSYVKFLQVQVSVLQSMPYHAPPSPSFNNGGGCVFGFGDLERLSRNQLLQVLVNSPVAQTVMSSKGLCVFSVEQLGLLTKLSERRLLLQNMNANMNMVSDSKPFFN, encoded by the coding sequence ATGGAGCCCTACAGCATAGACCCCATGTTTTCAGGAATGAGCCTCCAATCACTCCTAAACCTCAACCCCTCCCTCCTCTCCTTCCTCACCGACCACCCTCCACAACCACAACTACCAAACCACCTTACTCTTCACCCCACTCTTGAACCCTTCAACTTCATCCCAAAACGCCCCCGCCTCACCTACTCTTCGTGTTCATCATCGTCATCGTCTCCGCCGTCCTCCCTCCGAGCAAAACCCCTTCCTCAGAAGAGCAACTTTGCTCGCCAGAGAAGGCAGAAGCTCAGCGAGAAGACTCGCTGCCTCCAGAAGTTGATGCCATGGGACAAGAAGATGGATCAGGCCACACTTTTCGAACAAGCCTACAGCTATGTTAAGTTCTTGCAGGTTCAGGTCTCCGTTCTTCAATCCATGCCCTACCACGCACCACCGTCACCCTCCTTCAACAATGGCGGCGGCTGTGTGTTCGGGTTCGGCGACTTGGAGAGGCTGAGCAGGAACCAGTTGCTGCAGGTGCTGGTGAACTCTCCGGTGGCGCAGACGGTGATGTCGTCGAAGGGTTTGTGCGTCTTCTCAGTGGAGCAGTTAGGGTTGCTGACGAAACTCTCGGAGCGGAGGCTTCTCCTTCAGAATATGAACGCCAACATGAACATGGTGTCTGATTCAAAACCTTTCTTCAACTAA
- the LOC107461990 gene encoding protein VASCULATURE COMPLEXITY AND CONNECTIVITY: protein MAPTRSTGIFLCLLIIIMDVAAGILGIEAEIAQNKVQHLKLWLFECRDPSQKAFQMGLAAAILLGLAHAIVCLMGGLSCLCSQQGINRASSNKQISMLCLVLAWIALAVGMILLVIGTKSNHGSNGSCGFSHHHFLSIGGISCFVHGLFSVLYYGSATATFN from the exons ATGGCCCCTACTAGATCAACAGGAATTTTTCTTTGTCTCCTGATTATAATTATGGATGTTGCAGCTGGGATTCTTGGCATAGAGGCTGAAATTGCACAAAACAAG GTTCAGCACTTAAAATTGTGGCTATTCGAGTGTAGAGACCCAAGTCAGAAGGCCTTTCAAATGGGGTTGGCTGCAGCCATACTTTTGGGGCTAGCCCATGCTATAGTCTGTTTAATGGGTGGCTTAAGTTGCCTTTGTTCTCAACAAGGGATTAATAGGGCTTCTTCAAACAAGCAAATTTCCATGCTTTGCCTTGTTTTAGCATG GATTGCATTGGCTGTTGGAATGATCTTGCTGGTGATAGGGACAAAATCAAACCACGGTTCAAACGGTTCTTGTGGATTCTCACACCATCACTTCTTGTCCATTGGTGGCATTTCTTGTTTTGTTCATGGCCTGTTCTCAGTTTTATATTACGGTTCTGCCACCGCCACATTTAATTAA